Proteins found in one Hippopotamus amphibius kiboko isolate mHipAmp2 chromosome 12, mHipAmp2.hap2, whole genome shotgun sequence genomic segment:
- the SCAND1 gene encoding SCAN domain-containing protein 1 translates to MTSGAGAMAASELSVAVTERPAPPSGKEEGSGPSSGPERNSTGSSSIPETPPPAPEPSGPNAAVPEANSTPPLAAAAALELPLGPAHLGSSPLAEAAPRSPPGPGGSRPGPETFRQRFRQFRYQDAAGPREAFRQLRELSRQWLRPDIRTKEQIVEMLVQEQLLAILPEAARARRLRRRTDVRITG, encoded by the coding sequence ATGACGTCCGGAGCCGGAGCCATGGCTGCGAGTGAGCTGAGCGTGGCTGTAACCGAGAGGCCCGCGCCGCCGTCGGGGAAAGAGGAAGGGTCTGGTCCGAGCTCAGGCCCGGAGCGTAACTCTACGGGCTCCTCCTCGATTCCTGAGACCCCACCGCCTGCCCCCGAGCCCTCCGGCCCCAACGCCGCGGTCCCCGAAGCGAATTCTACGCCTCCCTTGGCGGCCGCCGCCGCCCTGGAGCTGCCCCTCGGGCCAGCACACCTGGGCTCCTCGCCGCTTGCCGAAGCCGCTCCGCGCTCCCCTCCAGGCCCTGGCGGTTCCCGACCCGGCCCAGAGACGTTCCGCCAGCGATTCCGGCAGTTCCGCTACCAGGATGCAGCAGGCCCGCGGGAGGCGTTCCGACAGCTGCGGGAGCTCTCTCGCCAGTGGCTGCGGCCCGACATCCGCACGAAGGAGCAGATCGTGGAGATGCTGGTGCAGGAGCAGCTGCTCGCCATCCTGCCCGAGGCGGCGCGGGCCCGGCGGCTTCGCCGCCGCACGGACGTGCGCATCACTGGCTGA